AGAGATACATATAATGGTAGGCTTTGCTTCTGAAATTGCCTCTGAAATTCGTTTCGGTGTGATGCCATCCCGACGGAATTTTTAGGCTTTGCTTCATCGCTGATTCTGCGTTTGATTCCATAAATCATTTGTTATTGCTTGTCCGTGAGTCTCAGATTTGGTGGTTGTGATTTCTCTTCCTTGCGCTGTCTTGTTATCTCTGTTTTAATGCTGCCTTTAATTTAGTAGTAGTTCACAATTGATTACTTGCAACTATATAATTCGATTCGGTTTACTTGGGCATGGATGGCATGGATGATGATTGAAAATAGAATAATTTGCTATAGTTCATATGATGATTAAAAATAGAATAAGATTTTACCTTATGTTTCTCTGAATTTTGGTTGAATTGATTCTGTGTATATCATAGATGATTTAGTAGTCCCCAATGTCATGGATAGTTTATTTGAATTCTCCTCAATTCATTTGCAGTTACTGAATATATTTATCTTTGATTTTGTCGAGAAGTGAAGTCGTATAAATTCTGCCTTTAGGTGGCAACTGCACCTGCCTTACCATATACTGCTCTAATTAGAGACATTTAACTGAAACCATTGCCTGACGCACACTCCCACTTTACCATAaagtatttcattttaaatttCTGATGATTTCTCTTGTTTGAAAAAGACACCGGATAAGAAGTGGTAGAACCCTGCAAGCATGGTGATGTTTTACCCAGAAGGATGGCAAATTCAGAAATACTGCGTATTTGATCAAAGGAAGCATGCCTTAGACTGCTGTCCTGTTTTCTGGCTTGCTTGcaatgtactctctccgttccataattcttgtctcaaatttgctcaaaaatggatgtatctattcctaaaaagcgtctagatacatgtaatatttcgataagaattatggaacggagagagtacaaacATTTGCaccaattttcttttctgggtCATTTTCTCATGATATAGCAGTGAAGGGTTAGGGTCCTTTGTAGGGTCATTTTGGTAGAGAATCAGTTTGTTTCCCATATGAATCTTTTTATTCATGGAAGAGCAAACAGAAGTTGAAAGTTTACAACAAGAGGGTCGCTTTTCAAAGGATATTAAGGATTTTGATCATGTCCTGTTCATGGAAGAAAAGTGTGATTTTTTCTTGAAGTGCAAATTATAATGTGACCGTCATAAGGACGTTCATGTCCTGTTCAATGGAAGATCACATATGGGTGTTGGGGGCAAATAACAGTCCTGTGCATGTGACCGTTCTGAACTTTTTAACACTGAACTTTTCAACACTAAATTAAACCGTATGGGTGTTCTGGGAAAAGAATAGTCCAATTTTAATGTTTTTCTTACAACATTAATAGCAGTATATGGGTGTTCTGGGCAAAGAATAGtccaattttaatttttttgttacaaCATTAATAGCAGTATATATGGCTTaattgttattttttcttacATTGCTTTTATATGGAAAATTTTATGGGCACACGTCGGCCGCACCTTCCCTTCTTAACCATCGACGCACTGAATAATATCCACAATATTCTCTGTTAGGTTATTattgtttgaactttgaagtaGAGCAGCAAAATGCAGAGGATATGAACCTCCTTATGATGGTTAATTTTTCAGGTCCTGGAACAATAATTGATCAAGTATGTATAGAATTCACCATTCTGCATGCTTCGTATAGAAATAAGGTGCAATATCCTATTTGTATTCATTGACATTCTTTTGTTATAACGGTCCAAACCTACGACACATCATCCAAGTCACAATATTTATCGTCATATTGTTTGTATTGACCTGATGATTATATTCTTCTTAAAGTTGAAATCTACTCAAGCTAAAGTTGATTTGAATGAGGTGCAGATGTGTTGTTTCAATTTTGTGCAATTGAAGTTTGTTTGTGTCACGTCCGACTCATGTTCGCGTGGTTTTCCGGTGAAGATGCATCTGAAGCTTCAGTTTTGTGTTTGTATAATTAAATTAGCATTTGTAATTAGGTGACTGATCAATGGAGAAATTCTTTGCTCTCAGCGCAGAGTAAGAAACAACAAGCACAAAGGAGCGGCTCTTGGAAGAGCTGGTTGGGCTATGTGCTCTACCTTCTCCACAGTTCATTTCAGAAATCATTGGTTTCAGATTCTTTAGGttcttttttctccaaatAGTGAGCAGGTTTGCACCAGGCTCTCACTTCACTCTTGGAAAGAAACTTGGAATTGGTAGCCCACTGTTGGGAATATAGAAATATACATGTTGTATTCACGGTGAGAAGAATTGGATCGAAGTTTGATGTTGCTGCGTGCAAGGATTTTCAGTTTCTGAGATGCTTTCTCTTCTAGCGTTTTGTTTCATGGTGCACCAGATTGTAGTGATTAGGCctcatgttcttttttctccaaatAGTGAGCAGGATGACTATGAAGTTATTCGGAAAGCTGGGAGAGGCAAATACAGTGAAGTCCTTGAGTGAATCAATGGTAACAATAGTTAGAAATGTGTTATTAAGATACAATAATGAGAAATGTTATTAAGAGCTTCAGTAGCGATTTGAGAGAACAAAAATGTTTGGCCTCGAGATTTTTTATCCTTGCAGCATAATATAAGTTTTACTCCCAGTGGGTACTGTTATTGAATAgatatttttttactttgaccaTCTTATTCCAAGCAAGTTCAACCTGTTGCTTATACATTTCTATAACATGCCATCCAGTGATGTGTTAATTCTCTGCTTCTATGAGCAGGCCAAAGCTAGCTGTTCATTTCTTTAGGTAAGCCCATAGTTCTTTCTGGAGCTTAAGGAGAAGTTCTTGTCCTTCCGAGGGAAAAGAGGGCACAGCAAAACAAATTCTTCTATATAGTATCCTTGTCTGTTACTATTAATAAAATCAAAATTGTTGATGAAGACGGGAGCATGGGCAGGAGTATCACCGGGGAGCAGGCAAGCCGCGCATCCATCCGTGCTAGCTCACCTATGGTTCATCTTAGCAACGGAACTATGTAAATGTGGTAACATACATGAAAATATGTAAATATTAGCCTAACAAATTATGCCATAGGCATGCTAACTAATTTtaaacagagagagagagagagggaaagaCTGAAAGAATATGCAAATAGGAAAGGGGAAAGACAGGTGGCTGGCGGGGCCGGGTGGACAGGAGAGATCTTGGAAGGGTGTAACGGAGAACGGGGGGAGATGCGAGAGATTGAGGAAGTTCGGGGGTGGCCCCCAATGGAGGGGAACGAGGGAGGTTGTGTGGAGGGGGGAGGGCGGAATAGAGGGGAGGGAGGTGGCATGAGAGAGCCGGGCATTGGGAAACCGGTGTGGCTGTAGTGTTGTGGACTCAAAAAGAGAATGAGGCTTCACATGAGATGTGAGGGTGGGGGCAACTGGGCGAGAGAAGAACAGGGGAGGGTGGGGGCGAGATCTTGTAGACGGTCATGTGCCTTTTACATGTTACACTTCATAACGCACTGGACGGAAGATAATATAATATCTTGTGCATGCTTACTAGTAATGGCAGTGCAGTAGattgttttaaaaaatagtGTGTAACATGgaactactccgtatatgtTTATGTAACCTTCTATTGATCCGGTTTGTGCTCTACATGTATATCTTCTCAAAAGGAACTGAAACTAATAGTATCACCCATCTTCAATTCCAGCCTCAAACATTTCTTGCACAAATAAGGATAATTAACACCAAAATCTCACCGACGTGTTTCCTTGGATCAAAACAAAGCCTCTGTGGGTATAATGGACTCAGAATACAATACAGTTCCATGAAAACATAATATAAAAATGACCATTTAGTCTACAATTTATTAGAAGTAGCCAAGCAATTGTTGTAGctaaaaacttcaaaacatgCAAAGTATTGCAGAAGGGAACATTACTAACTGACAAGGATACTTTGGAAAGTTAATTAAGGGAGTTAAAACTCGTAAGGAGTCACGGAATTACACAACTGCTACAAAACTACTTTCAAGGAAGCGATATCATTTTGTAGCAAATAAAGGCCTCATGCTTACTGATTATGGAGCTTGTAGATTCGGCATGCCTTCAAATGGCATTTTATTGGTCAATAACTCCCACAGGACGATGCTGAAGATGTACACATCCACTTTATTTGTGTAGTGCTTTTTCTCACCGCGTCGAAGCATGACGGACTGACAGTGCTGTATAACTGCAACAAAATGCTATGAGTCAGGTTTTATTATCACACAGATCAGTGCTACAGCATCAGATTTTTGTATATTCTGAAACCATGATACTCTTAAAACTATATCCAGCAAATTGGGCATACATATCGAAGTATAGGTTTAGGCTGAAGCATAAATCACAATTTGGCTGAGATATTTAATGAGACATTTTATTTTGGCTTCAGTTGATAATTTAGTAATTTAGTAATATTAAGTAGCTATGGCAAAAAAGTGTGATTTCCGACCTCTGGGGCCATCCATCTGTATGTCCCAGTTTCGGCTGTCATCATTTCAGTCACAGCTTCCTCTCGTGCAAGTCCAAAATCAGTAAGCTTCAGCTTCCTACCGTTTGTAGTAAGCAGCAAATTACAAAATAGGCAATAATTCAGTGACAAAAGCAATATAATTATTTTCCGCGGGCGGAtggaaaaaaacaatataatcATTTATTCACCTTTGCAACGAATGTTTCTCTCCACTTTTCTCCAATGCAAGGACGTCAGGTGCTTCCAGGGTGATGATTATCTGTGTCATCCCTTGTCTGAGTAGGCTACATGCAAAGCTGAAGATGAAGAACAAGAATCAGAAAAGGAAATAGCCAATTTGTACTTCTTAACTTCTTTAGAACAATAGCCAGTTGTACTAAAAGATCCTTGATCATTGAAATACAATATTTACCCGATATTTATAGCTGTCTCCATTTTGTCACCCGTCAGCACCCATGTCTTAATTCCTGCTTGTGCAAGCTTGTCAATGCATTCTGGCACCTGAATATAAATGCACATGCTCACAAGTGCCCTTTCTGGAGCTTGTCTTCAGCAGCAGTAACACCAAGAAGAAGCAAATCCTGCTAGATGTTGTCAGAAGCCTCCTCAAGTTTTTCATCTTTGTCAGCACTTCCAGATATTTTGGCAGTGTGGAATTTTTCAGCAAATTTCTGATATTCTTTCTCATCCAAGACACGGTATGCAAGAACCAAGGTTCTTAGACCAGAAATCAGAATACTTATTTTTGTGCCTTTTAGTCTCTTCCTCAAATTTTCTTCCAATTGGTGCAAGCCTCTGAACATCACGCTACTGACATTGACTTGGAGAAGACAGATAAGAAAACATCGGCATTGACATAAGCTCCATAGTTATTTGTGAGAAGATACAGAAATTTAGAACAAATGAAGTAATTACCTATCAGCACCCTTTGCTAAACAGCAATATCCTTCGCTCTGGTTCCCTTACTACCACGGGTGGACTCAGTACTTACCTATGAGATCTACTTTGTGTTCTACACTCTCCCTTGCACTGGATTGGAGTTAACTGGATTTCTCCTGCCTTAATTTATCTGTTGTAACATGCCAATTCTTAATCTCAGACGATCTGGCAATTTATTCCATGTAACTGGATTACCTTGATATGTGTAGTTGTTCTTGTACATAGATCACTTGAAGAAATTCTAAAAAATCCTTTGGTATTTCTTTAGATGAAACATGATCTTTACTACATCAGAGGTTCGTCTGCCAATATTTGCAAAATAAAGGAATTGATGAACAGTCAATCTaacgggaaaaaaaatgcaaccaaaGGGTTCACAGCCATAGCAGCTGTAACAGGAACTTGCTTCCACAGAAGATGCCAACCTGCGTTAGCCAAAAAATCGGAGGAGGCCGGGGAGGAACACGTCGTCGCCGTTGTTGCCTCCGACGTCGACCCTCCCTCCGCAGCGGTCGGCGGCATGGCTCCCTCCCTCACCGGCGCGGACGGCCCGGGGTCTGGTCGGACGAGGCCGGAGAGGAGGGCAGCTTGGCGCGCGCGGCTGGGACGCGGCAGCGGGTGCCGCGGCTGTTGATGGGGGTGGTGAGgagaggagacggcggcgggggatgGCTCGGCTGGAGATAGGAGTGCAGAGGGGAGCACGCAACTGGTGGACGAACGGCGGTGGAGCTCGGGAGGCGGGAGAGAGAGCAGAGGGGAGAGGTGGCGAGGGAGAGTTCGGTCGGTCGGGAGTCGACGTGGCATATCTCGTCCCTGTCGGCCtcccttcttttttatttttgtcctCACCATTTCCCTGTACAAATTGGATGGGTTtgtctaaattcttgactcaaatttgcctaaatatgaatatatctattcttaaaaaacgtctagatacatgtaatatttcgacaacaatttaggatcggagagagtattaaaTTCTCTCGTGATAATTCACATTTGTTCATGTAATGAGTCTTTAACACGTGGTTCAATAGGACAAGTGGACAAAGTTTGGCTAAGTTTTGCATAAATGGAGACTTCTTATTCTCTTCACACAtttgggaaagaaaaaagagatgtAGACCATTTTTGGATAAACGGTGTTTTCATTGGGCTGTGTTTTTGTCGTAGAACCCCAAATGGACAACTGAGAAGGACATTGGAGATGCCCTCAAATGATGGTCTAAACAAAATGTTAAAAGCCAAAATCACATAAATATGATTATTTTTTATCTTATATAAACCAAaagtcaaaactcaaaagcaCACAAGTTAAACCTAACGAAACAGCACTAAAGGCTCCGGATCGTGTGCTGGGAACCAAACCAAAAGCATGGGTTGTCCTCAAACGTCAAGTGTGCCACTTCAAAGGGATACAGCTCTCGTGTCATACAACTGTTGATGTGCTAGTCACTAGCTGAAAGTAACCCAGCACTGTCCCGCTTCAAAttatgtcattttttttcccattaaGACTATTCTATTTGGGTTTTTTCACACATTCCATATGATGTATGACAGACTTCGCTTTGCTCCCGGTTGGTTGTTTCTGTGCCCAATAGAGCTATTATTCCACGAGTCCTCGACGAAAGGGTAAATTCCGGCATATTCGAAACAAATTAAGATACATGAGAACTATAATCATGCCACTTGCCGAAAAGATGTCAACATGTTTCTACTTAGACATTTTATAACAACTTCTTTGCATTTTCAAGGTTATAAACAGAGTTTAATTACTATAAAGAGGCAAGTTGCTTGATGCAATGGTTTTTAAAACAAATATACGTTCTAGCGTACACTTCTGTATTAATATGTAAGGAGAACTTACAAAGAGGAATACAAATACGAATGTAAAGGATATAGTTGCCTCAACCAACAAACATTAAGCCTACAACCCAACAATAAGGACAACACCATCGTCTAATGGCTTTACTAGACGCAGTGGCCACGTGGGAActtcttttctattttattttttagaatgCACCCATGGATGTGTATCATATGgtattgaagaagaagactgcAAAACAGTTGCAACGCAAAAGAGTGGGACGTAGGATTACATAATTACTCACAAATAACCCACTCCACATGATGTGTGTAATAACGATACAATAGTTACAAACAGTtacaaaaagaagcaaaacaatATCTCATATGGGATATTTTGGGTCATAAAATTGTTGGATAATTATTTAATTCTTTATTATAGTTATTTTTTCCCATTTATACCGTCAAGAAAAAAACGTTCTTGTGTCCTGCGATACTCGCTGAGCTTATATGCCAGTTGTATGATCATGTTTTGGTTACTGCCTGATACTTGTCACATAACCGCGAACTGCTTGTTTTCGCTTGACCCAAGTCTCAATGAActaaaacaaggaaaaatagTCATTCCCGTGTTATCTCTTTCGATCCGTGCTATATTTGGGAAACAAagtgaaatttactcatggATGCCTAGAACTACAGGCATGCTTACGTGCTGccaaaagaagaaggcatGTTTATGTGCCCACGATGTCAAATTGTCAATCACGTGTCGAGCTTGTTGGAATTTATGTGGCCCACCCCACTATTTAATTTATAGTCCAACCTAGGtgaaaggcaaaaaaaaaccat
The Brachypodium distachyon strain Bd21 chromosome 2, Brachypodium_distachyon_v3.0, whole genome shotgun sequence genome window above contains:
- the LOC112270564 gene encoding probable phospholipid-transporting ATPase 11 translates to MCIYIQVPECIDKLAQAGIKTWVLTGDKMETAINIGFACSLLRQGMTQIIITLEAPDVLALEKSGEKHSLQRKLKLTDFGLAREEAVTEMMTAETGTYRWMAPELYSTVSPSCFDAVRKSTTQIKWMCTSSASSCGSY